Proteins encoded in a region of the Vitis riparia cultivar Riparia Gloire de Montpellier isolate 1030 chromosome 7, EGFV_Vit.rip_1.0, whole genome shotgun sequence genome:
- the LOC117918427 gene encoding polyadenylate-binding protein 2 isoform X2 encodes MDEEEHEVYGGEIPDEGEMEGDMDAHNADVDMATNDDDAVKELDEMKKRLKEMEEEAAALREMQAKVEKEMGAVQDPASAAVTQANKEEADSRSVFVGNVDYACTPEEVQQHFQSCGTVNRVTILTDKYGQPKGFAYVEFLEVEAVQEALLLNESELHGRQLKVLAKRTNVPGMKQFRPRRFNPYMGKAPRFRRPMRYMPYY; translated from the exons ATGGACGAAGAAGAGCACGAGGTGTACGGAGGAGAGATCCCCGACGAGGGCGAAATGGAAGGAGACATGGACGCTCACAACGCCGACGTCGATATGGCCACCAACGACGACGACGCTGTGAAG GAGCTGGATGAGATGAAGAAAAGGCTGAAGGAGATGGAGGAGGAGGCAGCGGCTCTTCGTGAGATGCAAGCTAAAGTGGAGAAGGAAATGGGCGCTGTTCAAG ATCCTGCTAGTGCGGCTGTTACTCAAGCAAACAAGGAGGAGGCTGATTCACGGTCGGTGTTTGTGGGCAAT GTTGATTATGCATGCACACCAGAAGAAGTGCAGCAGCATTTCCAGTCATGTGGTACAGTAAACAGGGTTACTATTCTGACAGATAAGTATGGCCAGCCCAAGGGTTTTGCATATGTGGAATTCCTTGAAGTGGAGGCTGTTCAGGAAGCTCTTCTTCTGAATGAATCTGAGTTACATGGCCGGCAATTGAAG GTTTTGGCTAAGAGGACTAATGTGCCTGGAATGAAGCAGTTCCGTCCAAGGCGTTTCAATCCTTACATGGG
- the LOC117918427 gene encoding polyadenylate-binding protein 2 isoform X1, with protein MDEEEHEVYGGEIPDEGEMEGDMDAHNADVDMATNDDDAVKELDEMKKRLKEMEEEAAALREMQAKVEKEMGAVQDPASAAVTQANKEEADSRSVFVGNVDYACTPEEVQQHFQSCGTVNRVTILTDKYGQPKGFAYVEFLEVEAVQEALLLNESELHGRQLKVLAKRTNVPGMKQFRPRRFNPYMGYRFRRPYVPPYFYSPYGYGKAPRFRRPMRYMPYY; from the exons ATGGACGAAGAAGAGCACGAGGTGTACGGAGGAGAGATCCCCGACGAGGGCGAAATGGAAGGAGACATGGACGCTCACAACGCCGACGTCGATATGGCCACCAACGACGACGACGCTGTGAAG GAGCTGGATGAGATGAAGAAAAGGCTGAAGGAGATGGAGGAGGAGGCAGCGGCTCTTCGTGAGATGCAAGCTAAAGTGGAGAAGGAAATGGGCGCTGTTCAAG ATCCTGCTAGTGCGGCTGTTACTCAAGCAAACAAGGAGGAGGCTGATTCACGGTCGGTGTTTGTGGGCAAT GTTGATTATGCATGCACACCAGAAGAAGTGCAGCAGCATTTCCAGTCATGTGGTACAGTAAACAGGGTTACTATTCTGACAGATAAGTATGGCCAGCCCAAGGGTTTTGCATATGTGGAATTCCTTGAAGTGGAGGCTGTTCAGGAAGCTCTTCTTCTGAATGAATCTGAGTTACATGGCCGGCAATTGAAG GTTTTGGCTAAGAGGACTAATGTGCCTGGAATGAAGCAGTTCCGTCCAAGGCGTTTCAATCCTTACATGGGGTATCGATTTAGAAGGCCATATGTGCCACCTTACTTTTATT